The Bdellovibrionales bacterium CG10_big_fil_rev_8_21_14_0_10_45_34 sequence GTTGCTAAGTAATCAAGACCGATGACATCTTCGCCTGTGCCTGAAGTATTTCCTGGCATCGTAGCTGCCCCTGCAAAACTGTCTTCACTGACCCCATCAGCATTCTCTAAGACACCCACAGAAGTGCCTTGCGACTGAGAGGCAGGTGCCTCGTTAGCCTCGCCTACAAAGTCATTTTCTGAAACCTCGTAGTCCCCGTCGAGACCGTCTGTGGCAGACGCCACTTCGCCACTTATTCCGCTCTGATTGGCAAACTCGTCGCCTTCGACTGTAGCGCCTTCTGCCTGTTCAAAAGAAGTCTGACCGTCGGAGTCTAAACCCAAAATCTCTTCTTCAGCCTCTGAATCATCAAATGCAAAATCACTCGGTTGGTCTTCTGACGCACTCTCTACCTGTGTAGCTTCGTCGGAAACTTCGTTTTGCCACTCGGAAGGAGTCGAACAAGCTCCAAAAAAAAGTAAGACAACGACAAATTGGAATAACTGGCGAAGTTTATCCATTGATAAGTCCCTCCGTGGGCTTTCAACAATACCTAAACTAGCAAAACTAGTTCTAATTAGATTTATGGGCCCTTCTTTTCAGGGGGACGATAAATCTTGAGGATTCGAGGTTGGTAAGCCAACTGTCCATCAATTTCGACAGCCTCCATGACCACGACCTCTCCCTCGCGGATTGCAACAACCCGCCCATTGTTCCGCCCCACCATATCGTTCATCCTGAGTGTGTACGACTTGCTTTGTGGATCAACGACTAGGGCCCGCGGACTCTTCACATTCCAGATTATACCAGTTACATGAAGTTGGTCTAAATCAAACCTTTGTAGAGGAAAAACTGGGCCAAAGGCAGATGTACCGGTGGAGCCCGCAATTCCTATGGGGTTATAGACACTGAACGGATCTCTTTTACCTTCTGGGTCATAGTCGAAGTCTTCGATAATTCCTTTTAACAAGTCGACCTTATCAACTGCCATTGTCTCGGGGTTCTCAAGTACGTTCGTCAAAGAAGAATCTTGATTGACTGGAGGTGGTGGCGGCGGACTTACAATCTGAGGCGCGGCCTGAGACATGACACTACCTGCCCTTAACAGAATTACTATTAATAAAAAAAGTCTTATAAAAAACTTCATTTAACTAGGTTGCCTTCTTTTCTACATATCTGTACGCCAGCAAACGCCCCTTAAGGCGGATAGTGTCAGCATCTGACTGCCCAACTGTCGCAATACTAAAATCTCGTATTTTCACAATTCTTTTAATTTTAGAAATGTTGGCCAAGAACAACGTGACCTGCGGAAACGAACCTTCAAGTTCGATGTCCATCTCAAGTGTCTCAAAGAAGGCTCCTGATTCACCCGTTTGCTTGTCCGCACTCTTTTGAAAACTAATCAACCGAATACCACTCGAGCGAACCTCTGTTGTAAGTCTTCTATGTATATCTTCTACTTCGAGGTCCGCCGGTAGGTATTCTAAAGCCGCTCGTAACTGATTCGAAACAAAATTAACTTCTTTTTGAAATTGACCTTCGTCTTTGGCAACTTCTTGTGCTTCTGTAAGTTCCTTTTGTTTCTGATCAATGGTAGTACCCAACGTTTTAATCTGCTTATCTTCTTGAGCCCCATCGTTGTAGAGAGAAAAATAATAAAAAGCGGTTAGGCCCAAGCTAATTATTAAGAAAATTTTGGGAGGGGTATACTTCATCTTTTCAATAAGTTCATTCATGGCATCATCCCCTCTAAAGAACATTGAACTTTGTAGTATTTGAGAGTCCCCTCTGGGCCCTTTCTTTCTTCTGTCTTTAACAATATAACGTCTTTAAAGAAAATGCTGCGATCTATGTTTTGCATAAAGTCTGCGACGGTGATGTCGTCGGTCGCAAAACCTTCAAGATCCACTTTGTCTGAGCTGAACTTAAGCGCCGTTAACCATGCTTGTGTTGGAATGCTATCTTGAATCGCATTGAGAGCTCTTACCGAAGAGAGTCGACTGTCGGATATTTCAGTAATTGTTTTGATCTGATTTTGAAGAGTCTCTTTTTGTTGTTTAAATGTATTGATTGCGTCCAACTTAGGTTTCAAAACTGTAAGTTCGGACTCAATTTTCTTCAGATGCGTGTTCAAAGAGTCAATCTCTCGGCGCTTCCCGAACAGGATAAACTGCTCGTAGAAGATAAACCCCAATATGGGAACCAATAAAGCAAGGGCCTTTGTAACTGTGTCGCCGACTTCGAAAGTTGGAGACGACGTGGAAACACCAGAATCCTCTTCGTCCACACTTTCGCCGCCATCTCGGCCCCCAGCTACTGTGCCCGTCAATAAGTTAATTCTAATCATCGATCGCCTACCTTACGAAGTGCAAGGCCAAGAGCCACCGGTGCGTAGTGTGTGATCTGAGCTATGTACTCAGAGCTAAATACCTTTGACGAGTAGGAAATGTTAACGAACGGATTAAACAGCTCACACGGAATTTGAACCTGACGCGAAAAAGTTTCTACAAGTCCATAGGCGCCCATCCCCCCACCCGATATATAAAACTTCTGGATACTCGCATCAGCAATTGTCGCCTGGAAAAAATCAAACGCTCTTTGGAGTTCGTCTACCATGCTCTCTGTTAAAGTTTGCATGATGGATATGACTTCCTGGGGCACGTCTTTGCCGCTGGATGCCGAAATCTTCATCCCTTCGGCTTCGTCAAGACTTACACCCAGCTGCTTATGAATCTCATTTGTGAAGGCTTGCCCACCGATCAAGACGTCTCTTGAGAAAATAACCTCACCCTTGTGAATGACGACAAAGTTGCAAACGCCTGCCCCAAAATCGAGCAACCCCACCGTGGCTGGAAAGTCCTCACCATAGTTAAACTGAAAGGTGTTTGCCACGGCAAATGCGCTCACATCTACTATCGCACAATTTAGTCCGGCGGATTCGACTGACTCTGCATATCGAAAAACGAAATCTTTTTGGGCAGCTATCAACAAGACCTCCATCGAGTCGAGCCCTTCCGAATTCTTTTTTAAGATATGATAATCGAGATTAATAGAGTTCATCTCAAACGGAATGTATTGCTCAGCCTCCCAGCGGATCTGTTCGCTGAGAACCTTTGGATTCATTCTTGGCATCGAAATTTTTTTAACGATGACAGCCGCGCCCCATACTCCTGTTGCAACATGCTTTCGTTTAGTCTTTACTTCCAAGACCAAAGACTGGATAGCCCTTGATAGTGCAGATGGGTCCATAATTTCACCCGCCGAGATGCTACCAACAGGAGTTGCGACAAATCCAAACCCCGTGAGCACGGCACCTTTACGTGAAACTTCAAGCTCGGCCAACTTAATGGAGCTTGTTCCTATGTCTAATCCTATGACTTTTTTTGTATCAAAAAACATTTGTATGTTACCGAACCTGCCTTCGATTTATTAGACCGAATGGCTATATCATTGTCAAAAAGCAACTGGTTGCCAGCGTTTCTCTGAAATGCTATCGATGCCACCTTAGGGAGCAACAGAAATGGCATCAAAGGCAGTTTTCTTGGATCGCGATGGTACAATCATAGTCGACAAAGTGTATCTCAATGACCCAAATGGAGTTGAATACCTCGACGGCGCCTTAGACGCTCTAAAGAAACTCGCTCAAAACAACTTCAAGCTTTTTGTCGTCACAAATCAGTCAGGAATCGCCCGGGGTATAGTTGACATGGAGAATCTGAAGGAGATTCACAGAAGGATTCACAATCACTTGAAGGTTGCGGGAATTTCCATATCAGCCTACATGTCGGCCCCTTTCTCTGTTGAAAGCGATCATTGGCTACGAAAACCTAATCCGGGCATGATTATTCGCTTGGCCCAAGCTTTTGACATTGATGTTTCGCAGTCGTGGATGATTGGCGATCGAGAAACTGATGTTAAATCTGGCCAAAAGGCAGGCTGTAAAACCGCTCTTATCTCTGAGTCTCAGTCACTAGACTGTGAACCGGACGTCTCGGGCATCAGCTTAGCCTCTCTCGTTGACACAATTTCTCACTTCGATGCATGAAGGTAGCTTCTCTGCACCGCTGCTTATTTTCAATGTAAAGTCGTTTTTCGAGACGTTTCTATTTAGGACTTCTTATCGAGTTCTTAGTCAAAGGATCCGATCAGCACCTGTTAAGAACGTTTTGCTGGGGGGATCGAAATGCGTCGGCTTTCTTTAATCTTATTGATGGCAGCAGTCCTATTAAACACAGACCATCTCTTGGCTTCTGAGACACATGGCCTAATCATGGTATCGAAGGGACAAGTGCAAATTGTTCCATCAAAGGGCGGCGCGCCCCAGAAGGCCAAAGTGGGTACCAAAGTTTACCCCAAAGACACTATTGTCACTGGTGACAAATCTCGTGCAAAAATCATCATGGTTGACAAAAACGTACTGAACGTTTCACCAAACTCCAAGCTAGTTATCGAAAACTACGAATTTGAGCCCAATGACAACAAAAAAAACGTCATGCTTAACGTGCTCTACGGAAAAGTCAGATCAGATGTAAAACAGAAGTACGATGGATCGGGGAACACATTCCGAGTTAAAACCCCTTCTGCGGTTGCTGGAGTTCGCGGAACAGACTTTATGGTGAGTCACCAACAAGGCACCACACAAGTTGTCACCTTCGAAGGGCGAGTGGAAGTGGCTGCTGGGGTTGGACCGAGCGGAGCCTTGTCAAATCCTGTAACAGTAAATCCAGGACAAACCACTACTGCTCAGGTCGGTAGCGCGCCTCAGTCACCTACGCAAATGCCACCAAGCCAGCTTCAGGCGTTCAACAAAGAAACCCAGGCCGAGGAGCCTACAGATTCTTCAAGCGATACTCGATCGCCGGCTGGCAGCGACCAGAAAAAATCTGATACCAACAAAGAAGATGCAAAATCGGAAGATGGCAAGAACTCTGGTGGAGAGAGCGCCGACTCCAACAAAAAGGATGGCAACAACGACGCGAAAAAATCGGAAAATTCAGGCGCAAAGAACGATGCGAAACAGGGCTCCGACTCCGGACAAAACAAAGAAGGATCAAACTCTACCGACAAAAGCGGCTCAAAATCACAAGCCAATTCGAACTCTGACAACAAGTCTGCCAATGGCAAATCACCTGCGGGTGGTCAAAGCTCTGTCGACAAGAAGTCGCCCGGTTCAGCGGGTACTTCAGGTAAAGCTCCTCGCGCGGGTGCCGCGCCAGCCAGTGGTGGAGGCTCGACCGCATCAAGCAATACTGGTGGCGACACAAGTTCACGCGCTCCCGCTTCTGTATCAGGTACCTCTCCTGGACCAACATCTCCGACTAGCCCACCTATGGGCGGCGGCCTTATGAATCTAGGCCCGAGCACTGCTGACTTATCAAACACGGCGCCGCTAGCAGGCAACATACCCTCTATGCCAGGGTTTGGTGCTCTTCAAC is a genomic window containing:
- a CDS encoding fimbrial assembly protein codes for the protein MFFDTKKVIGLDIGTSSIKLAELEVSRKGAVLTGFGFVATPVGSISAGEIMDPSALSRAIQSLVLEVKTKRKHVATGVWGAAVIVKKISMPRMNPKVLSEQIRWEAEQYIPFEMNSINLDYHILKKNSEGLDSMEVLLIAAQKDFVFRYAESVESAGLNCAIVDVSAFAVANTFQFNYGEDFPATVGLLDFGAGVCNFVVIHKGEVIFSRDVLIGGQAFTNEIHKQLGVSLDEAEGMKISASSGKDVPQEVISIMQTLTESMVDELQRAFDFFQATIADASIQKFYISGGGMGAYGLVETFSRQVQIPCELFNPFVNISYSSKVFSSEYIAQITHYAPVALGLALRKVGDR